The region CACCAAGGGAGCAGGCTtctatatgtttgttgtcatcaaGTCAGACAACTATgaggtgatgttttttttttttttttttaaagattattttgCCAGAAATTCCTCTAAACAAGCActcttataaaaaataaataaataaataaataaataaataaaaacacacacatttactacTTCTCAAGGTGAATTTATACATGTATAACTCTTCTCCAGGTGTATGTGAATGGCTTGCGGCACTGTATGTTCAAGCACCGCATTCCTCTAGAGAAAGTTTCGACACTTGGCATTTGCGGTGATATTTCCAAACCCATCTATGGTTGTATTGATGTATGTACAATGATGTATTGTGTACGTTGTTGGAATGTGCTTTCTGGTCAAACTGTTTCATTGATAATCATGTcttatatattcattttctcATCAGAACTGGAGCAGTTCATATTTATGTCTGGATCAATCAAGAATCACAGGCATGGGGAGCACATTCTCAAGCCTGTTAGCAAACCCTTCAGAGTTATCACATCTAGTCATTCAGCCTGTGAGTTCAcagaaaatgaaaccaagacGAATGCCACAAAATcgaaaataataatgaaccatgacaatgcaaatatgcaaacATTAATTTTTAGATTTAGTCTATACATGGACATCTAAAAGATGGTTACCTAATTCTGCATACTGTCCATGCATTTTCCAGACACCTCCCTATTTTGCTAAAATACCTGGAGGTTTAAGACAGGATATGGCAGTATATTTCCAAGGGGCTGTTCCTGCACATGCTGTAAGGTAGGGTCTCACTTTACTCTTCTTCAATACAAAAAAAGGACGTGATAATTAAACAGTCCTATTTATAGTACATAGTACAAACAATATAATACAGTGACCATGAATATATTTTGCATtacatatcattttaaaaatactccCATGCATGGCAGTTTTACTTGTATTTTGTatgactttgattttttttttcacagctttgAGATAAACCTCCAAACAGGTTGGTGTCCAGAGAGTGACATCGCTTTTCAGTTTAACCCTCGCATTGGGCAATTTGTATACTTGAACAGCAGCAGAAATGGCTGTTGGGAAATGGAGGAATCTGCCTCTATCAAACCCTTCACAAAGGAAACATCCTTTAATATGTTTATTGTCATCAAATCAGAGGGCTATGAGGTGTGTTTCTTAGTTTAATTTGCCTAAACAGATGTGACCTTTAAGAATGCGCGTTTTTTCATGCACTTTCACGTGATTCGGCACGTGTGATCACATGGTATCCTGCAGGCATGGTTTTaagaattttatttcatttgttgtgcttcacacaataaccactAGGTGGCGCatggaacaacatactgtagcaGAACACGGTAgaataaaaatggaatgtgtgctCGAATGGTTCACGTAAAATGTGCTCTGTTACTTGTTTCAAAACAGTTCTGAGAGAAGTTCACATATCTGCGGGTCAAGTACAAACAGATCATGGTCTTCAGTACAAAAAACAGCACCATTTGGTTGGTAAAAGAATATAtgtgcatacagtatatgtccaggcagaactactgtatctactagcaagccgtgtttattcaaatgaaacatgactgccccctactggtcttCTATGATACTGCATGAAATCGTAGATTTCCTTTTGCTTTGACGAGCATTTttaatggccacatctgtagatacttaaaataataataataataataataataataataataataataataataataataataataattattattattattattataataataatatttgaaacaaaaaatattcaaatatgaaCCTTACCTTGCTTCTTCAGGTCTACGTGAATGGACTGTTCCACTGTATGTTCAAGCACCGCTTACCTTTAGAGAACGTTTGTACACTTAGTATATATGGAGATGTTTCAATCCCCATCTATGGTTTTATTGATGTAAGTCAAGCtgtttcttattattttatgcAAGTAAATATGTGTTTTGCTTGATAATTTGAATTAATGTATTAGAATATGTCTAATCTTTCCATTTTTATCAGAACTGGAGCAATTCCTCTTTCATTACGGACCAATCTAAAATCACAAGCAAGGGAAGTCAAAGTCTGTTACCTGTACCAACAGAGGTTTCACAGTCATTCATCCAGCCTGTGAGTTGAACCGTGTAATCAATGGAGATTAATGTCACaatatgtttcatttgaaatttaaaatgtatatgtcCATATCTTAATCGATGCATTCTATCACTCATCGTGGATGAGTAATTATGAATATTGGTTGTGTTTTGTCCAGGCACTTCCCTATGTGGGTTTGCTCACAGGAGGGTTAAAACCAGACATGGCTTTGTTCTTCCAAGGGAATATTCCTGCACATGCTAATGGGtacaaacaaattttaaaatcaGTGAAATTGTAGAAAAAATAAGTGATATTAACATAGTTCGGAGTAGCCAAAATATTTCAGggatcagaaacatttcacttttGGCGTATGTTACAATGAAGTTTAAAACACATTAGGATAAAGCTTTTTAGACCAAAATAttgtgaataattttttttttttttttttttttttttttttacaatttatttgcAGTTTCGAAATAAATTTCAAAACAGGACCATGTGATGGTGATGACATCGCATTTCATTTCAATCCTCGAATTGGTGGATATGTCTACCTGAACAGCTTTAGAAATGGTAGCTGGGATAAGACAGAACCTACACCTAATATACCCTTCAATAAGGGAACAGCCTtaaatatgtttgttgtcatcaaATCAGAGGGCTatgaggtgtgttttttttttgttagtttttttttaacatttaagtgcattgatcatatatatatatatatatatatatatatatatatatatatatatatatatatatatatatatatatatatataatttttgcaGGTCTATGTGAACGGCTTAATATATTGCATATTCAAGCACCGCATTCCTCTAGAGAAAGTTTCAACGCTTGGCATTCGTGGAGATGTTTCCCTTTCCATCTGTGGTTTAACTGATGTAAGTTAAACAGTTAGGTGTAAGGTGATTGTTCTTGTTCATTGTTCTTGTTTAGTTTTTCTGGACAAGCTGCTTCTTTTTGAAGAACATGCTtgaaatttttcttttttcttcagaaCTGGAAGACCTCTTCCTTCTGCTCAGGTATAGGGACCTCTAGCGCTACACCTGTCCTTAAAGATGTTTCATATCTGATCAGCAACCCTGTGAGTAAGACAGCACATAACATGGGCATGAATATGACAACATGCCAAATGGAACTTTTTACAGTCAGCCACCCTGCTCCGTGATAGATACCCGattgtttgtatattttttattttctttttacagacACTTCCCTATATAAATGGAATCCCAAGAGTGCTAAAACAAGACATGGCTATACTTTTCCAAGGGACTGTTCCTGTAAATGCCAAAAGGTATGCACTTGAATTGAAATGATGGCAAATGGCACACGTATATAGctattttatccaaagcactttacactgtgtctcattcacccattcatacaccaatggtagcagagctgccatgcaaggccctaacttgccatcaggagcaactaagggttcagtgtcttgcccaaggacacttcggtatgtggagtcacgtgggccaggaatcgaaccgccaaccctacgattattggacaacccactctaccacctgatccacagccacccaaATGATAAAACACCATATACTCTAGAAGTACTAtaattctaaaaacattcagacttagagaatttatttatttatttgtttatttttgagaaGCTTAAAACAGTTTTATAGTTTTTAGCAAGTGCAAATTATTACCTGGACACAGTAGAGAACTGCACTTCATTCACTGACTTTAAAATGAGTGTGTACTGTTATGATTTATAATCAGACACACCGGTATCACCCAGAGGAGAATGGGCTTCCTTTTCAGTCTGATTCCTTTCCAAGTTTCTTGCTCATGTCACCTCGGGGATTTTTGTTCCTCCTTGCTACTGTTGTCTCTGGCTTGTTTATTAAGGATTTACATATATATCCAAATTTCTGTTAAACCACTTTGTGGAAATGTATATTGTTAAAAGGgcttacaaataaaactgaattgaatagtTCAATTCCTTAAAGGAAATATTTGcaatacttttgtttttctttgcagCTTTGAAATTAGTCTCAAAACGGGACTGTCTGATGGCGGTGACATCGCATTTCATTTCAACCCTCGCATTGGTCAGTATGTCTACCTGAACAGCTTCCGAAATGGTAGGTGGGAGAAGGAGGAAACTGCACCTGACAAACCCTTCACCAAGGGAGCGGCCTTCCAAATTCTTCTAGTCATCAAATTTGAGGGCTATGAGGTGTGTTCTAATATTGATTTGagattacattatatatatatgtatatatatatgtatgtgtgtgtgtgtgtgtgtgtgtgtgtgtgtgtgtgtgtgtgtgtgtgtgtgtatgtgtgtgcgagtgtgtataaAACAATTGCACCAGCATTAATTAAATGTACATAATTCCTGCAGGTCTATGTCAATGACATAAGACACTGCGTGTTCAATCATCGCATTCCTCTAGAGAAAGTTTCAACACTTGCGATTTGTGGAGATGTTTCTCTTCCCATCTGTGGTTTTATTGATGTAAGTATAATGTAAGCTTCTTGCTATTAATGGTTTAGGTGTAAGTTGTTTATTCTTATTCATTGTTTTCTGGAGAAGCTGCTTATTTAAAGAAACTACTTGATcgttttcctttctcttcaGGACTGGAAGACATCTTCCTTTTACTCAGTTATAGGGGCCTCAAGCCCTACACCCATCTCTAAagacatttcattttcagtcaGCAACCCTGTGAGTAAACCAGCACTTAACACAGACATGAATATAACAACATGTCAGGCAGAACTTTCTATAGTCACCCAGCTTGCTCCATGATGGATAACTGATTGTTCACATTGTCTGTGCTCTCTACAGACACTTCCCTATGTGGGTAAAATCCCAGGAGGGATAAAACAAGATGTGGCTTTATTTTTCCAAGGGACTGTTCCAACAGATGCCAAAGGGTATGCTCTCAAAATTTGGTTGAGCAGACATGAAGAAAATATCTCGTTGAAATACTGTACTTATACAAGCATGCAGATTACTAGTGTCAAATATTAGTCCTGGCATAAGCATAGGACACTTTTTATAGTCACGGCATAGTCCTTTGAAAGGGCTAGACTTTATTGGCTACAGTAGAGAGTTGTGCTCTCACTTCCTCAgatctgtaatatttattctcCTATTCACAGTGTTTgtcaaatattttaatacatttaatactgGTCCTCCTCTCTACACCTGTATActctaatgatttataatcccattatctggtgtcacccagaagaggatgtgttcctttttcagtctggttcctctcaaaatTTCATCCtgatgtcatctcagggagttttgccctgccactgtcgcctctggcttgctcattagggatctagatctACATTGGGAGGTCTGTGAAGctgcattatgtttttttcagatagctatttccaatacttttgtttttcttcacagctttgaAATCAATTTTAAAACGGGGCCATCTAATGGTGATGACATCGCTTTCCAGTTCAATCCTCGCATTGGTCAATATATCTACCTGAACAGCTTTAGAAATGGAAGATGGGAGAAGGAGGAAACTGCACCTGACAAACCCTTCATCAAGGGAGCAACCTTCCAAATGTTTATAGTCACCAACTTTGAGGGCTATGAGGTATGTTATATGATTATCTGCATGCATATTTTACATGAAAGGATAACATTAAAAGCcatattttccttctttttgcAGGTCTATGTGAACGGCTTAAAACATTGTATATTCAAGCACCGCATTCCTCTAGAGAAAGTTTCAGCGCTTGGCATTCGTGGAGATGTTTCCCTTTCCATCTGTGGTTTAACTGATGTAAGTTAAACAGTTAGGTGTAAGCTGATTGTTCTTGTTCATTGTTCTTGTTTAGTTTTTTCTGGGCAAGCTGCTTCTTTTTGAAGAACATGcttgatatttttcttttttcttcagaaCTGGAAGACCTCTTCCTTCTGCTCAGGTATAGGGACCTCTAGCACTACACCTGTCCTTAAAGATGTTTCATATCTGATCAGCAACCCTGTGAGTAAGACAGCACATAACATGGGCATGAATATGACAACATGCCAAACGGAACTTTTTACAGTCAGCCACCCTGCTCCGTGATAGATACCCGattgtttgtatattttttattttctttttacagacACTTCCCTATATAAATGGAATCCCAAGAGTGCTAAAACAAGACATGGCTATACTTTTCCAAGGGACTGTTCCTGTAGATGCCAAAAGGTATGCACTTGAATTGAAATGATatcaaatggcacacttatatagcaattttatccaaagcactttacattgtgtctcattcacccattcacacacacactcacacaccaatggtagcagagctgccatgcaaggccctaacttgccatcaggagcaactaagggttcagtgtcttgcccaaggacacttcggtatgtggagtcacgtgggccaggaatcgaaccgccaaccctacgattattggacaacccgctctaccacctgatcctcAGCCACCCAAATGATAAAACACCATATACTCTAGAAGTACTAtaattctaaaaacattcagacttagagaatttatttatttatttgtttatttttgagaaGCATAAAACAGTTTTGTAGTTTTTAGCAAGTGCAAATTATTACCTGGACACAGTAGAGAACTGCACTTCATTCACTGACTTTAAAATGAGTGTGTACTGTTATGATTTATAATCAGACACACCGGTGTCACCCAGAGGAGAATGGGCTGCCTTTTCAGTCTGATTCCTTTCCAAGTTTCTTGCTCATGTCACCTCGGGGATTTTTGTTCCTCCTTGCTACTGTTGTCTCTGGCTTGTTTATTAAGGATTTACATCTATATCCAAATTTCTGTTAAGCCACTTTGTGGAAATGTATATTGTTAAAAGGgcttacaaataaaactgaattgaatagtTCAATTCCTTAAAGGAAATATTTGcaatacttttgtttttctttgcagCTTTGAAATTAGTCTCAAAACGGGACTGTCTGATGGCGGTGACATCGCATTTCATTTCAACCCTCGCATTGGTCAGTATGTCTACCTGAACAGCTTCCGAAATGGTAGGTGGGAGAAGGAGGAAACTGCACCTGACAAACCCTTCACCAAGGGAGCGGCCTTCCAAATTCTTCTAGTCATCAAATTTGAGGGCTATGAGGTGTGTTCTAATATTGATTTGagattacattatatatatatgtatatatatatgtgtgtgtgtgtgtgtgtgtgtgtgtgtgtgtgtgtgtgtgtgtgtgtgtgtgtgtgcgagagtgtgtatAAAACAATTGCACCAGCATTAATTAAATGTACATAATTCCTGCAGGTCTATGTCAATGACATAAGACACTGCGTGTTCAATCATCGCATTCCTCTAGAGAAAGTTTCAACACTTGCGATTTGTGGAGATGTTTCTCTTCCCATCTGTGGTTTTATTGATGTAAGTATAATGTAAGCTTCTTGCTATTAATGGTTTAGGTGTAAGTTGTTTATTCTTATTCATTGTTTTCTGGAGAAGCTGCTTATTTAAAGAAACTACTTGATcgttttcctttctcttcaGGACTGGAAGACATCTTCCTTTTACTCAGTTATAGGGGCCTCAAGCCCTACACCCATCTCTAAagacatttcattttcagtcaGCAACCCTGTGAGTAAACCAGCACTTAACACAGACATGAATATAACAACATGTCAGGCAGAACTTTCTATAGTCACCCAGCCTGCTCCATGATGGATAACTGATTGTTCACATTGTCTGTGCTCTCTACAGACCCTTCCCTATGTGGGTAAAATCCCAGGAGGGATAAAACAAGATGTGGCTTTATTTTTCCAAGGGACTGTTCCAACAGATGCCAAAGGGTATGCTCTCAAAATTTGGTTGAGCAGACATGAAGAAAATATCTCGTTGAAATACTGTACTTATACAAGCATGCAGATTACTAGTGTCAAATATTAGTCCTGGCATAAGCATAGGACACTTTTTATAGTCACGGCATAGTCCTTTGAAAGGGCTAGACTTTATTGGCTACAGTAGAGAGTTGTGCTCTCACTTCCTCAgatctgtaatatttattctcCTATTCACAGTGTTTgtcaaatattttaatacatttaatactgGTCCTCCTCTCTACACCTGTATActctaatgatttataatcccattatctggtgtcacccagaagaggatgtgttcctttttcagtctggttcctctcaaaatTTCATCCtgatgtcatctcagggagttttgccctgccactgtcgcctctggcttgctcattccTGATCTAGATCTACATTGGGAGGTCTGTGAAGctgcattatgtttttttcagatagctatttccaatacttttgtttttcttcacagctttgaAATCAATTTTAAAACGGGGCCATCTAATGGTGATGACATCGCTTTCCAGTTCAATCCTCGCATTGGTCAATATATCTACCTGAACAGCTTTAGAAATGGAAGATGGGAGAAGGAGGAAACTGCACCTGACAAACCCTTCATCAAGGGAGCAACCTTCCAAATGTTTATAGTCACCAACTTTGAGGGCTATGAGGTATGTTATATGATTATCTGCATGCATATTTTACATGAAAGGATAACATTAAAAGCcatattttccttctttttgcAGGTCTATGTGAACGGCTTAAAACATTGTATATTCAAGCACCGCATTCCTCTAGAGAAAGTTTCAACGCTTGGCATTCGTGGAGATGTTTCCCTTTCCATCTGTGGTTTAACTGATGTAAGTTTAACAGTTAGGTGTAAGCTGATTGTTCTTGTTCATTGTTCTTGTTTAGTTTTTTCTGGGCAAGCTGCTTCTTTTTGAAGAACATActtgatatttttcttttttcttcagaaCTGGAAGACCTCTTCCTTCTGCTCAGGTATAGGGACCTCTAGCGCTACACCTGTCCTTAAAGATGTTTCATATCTGATCAGCAGCCCTGTGAGTAAGACAGCACATAACATGGGCATGAATATGACAACATGCCAAACGAAACTTTTTACAGTCAGCCACCCTGCTCCGTGATAGATACCCGattgtttgtatattttttattttctttttacagacACTTCCCTATATAAATGGAATCCCAAGAGTGCTAAAACAAGACATGGCTATACTTTTCCAAGGGACTGTTCCTGTAGATGCCAAAAGGTATGCACTTGAATTGAAATGATAtcaaatggcgcacttatatagcaattttatccaaagcactttacattgtgtctcattcacccattcacacacacactcacacaccaatggtagcagagctgccatgcaaggccctaacttgccatcaggagcaactaagggttcagtgtcttgcccaaggacacttcggtatgtagagtcacgtgggccaggaatcgaaccgccaaccctacgattattggacaacccgctctaccacctgatcctcAGCCACCCAAATGATAAAACACCATATACTCTAGAAGTACTAtaattctaaaaacattcagacttagagaatttatttatttatttgtttatttttgagaaGCTTAAAACAGTTTTATAGTTTTTAGCAAGTGCAAATTATTACCTGGACACAGTAGAGAACTGCACTTCATTCACTGACTTTAAAATGAGTGTGTACTGTTATGATTTATAATCAGACACACCGGTATCACCCAGAGGAGAATGGGCTTCCTTTTCAGTCTGATTCCTTTCCAAGTTTCTTGCTCATGTCACCTCGGGGATTTTTGTTCCTCCTTGCTACTGTTGTCTCTGGCTTGTTTATTAAGGATTTACATCTATATCCAAATTTCTGTTAAACCACTTTGTGGAAATGTATATTGTTAAAAGGgcttacaaataaaactgaattgaatagtTCAATTCCTTAAAGGAAATATTTGCtatacttttgtttttctttgcagCTTTGAAATTAGTCTCAAAACGGGACTGTCTGATGGCGGTGACATCGCATTTCATTTCAACCCTCGCATTGGTCAGTATGTCTACCTGAACAGCTTCCGAAATGGTAGGTGGGAGAAGGAGGAAACTGCACCTGACAAACCCTTCACCAAGGGA is a window of Ictalurus punctatus breed USDA103 chromosome 4, Coco_2.0, whole genome shotgun sequence DNA encoding:
- the LOC124626084 gene encoding uncharacterized protein LOC124626084 isoform X2; translation: MSCHASSGSQSFSIMEQSKVTPLGSTFTNTLFIPSEVSNPVIQPTLPYMGKIPGGLKPDKAVFIQGAVPANAKLFEINFHTGQSYSDGIAFHFNPRITVKYVYMNSLRNGKWEKDETVYDKPFPKGTSFSLLITIKSEGYEVYVNGLRYWLFQHRMPLEQVLTLGIRGDVFISSCGFIDNWSKTSLFAEQSKITGLGSSFLKMLPIPTELVNPVIQPTIPYTGPISGGTQPGMALFVQGTVNPAANQFRIDFKSGQNTNDDVLFIFNPRIGQYVYMNNFVNGIWQKEQLVCHKPFTRGATFSILIVINTECFEVYVNGMRHCTFTHRVYLGKVTTLYICGDACIHYFGFTYNWSRSPFFRDQLKITDKVTSVTSPLSIPSEIANAVIQPRIPHIGPITGQMRPGMALYVRGAVLADDSQFAIGFQNGQNYNADVAFIFNPRYDQYLYLNTYRNSIWEKEELVCDRPFIRGESFTVLVVIKSEGYEVYVNGKSRCMFKHRIPLVQVTAIGIWGGVSVHFYGFIENWSASSFFKDQSKLLVIPSELPNPIIQPKIPYIGALCGGIKPGMALYVEGMVPANGNQFSINFQAGQNNSDDVPLTFNPRIGHYIYLNSCRNGVWEKEQLAAEKPFMRGTAFNVLIFISSKGYEMYVNGWRHCTFTHRIPFDRVTTLHIWGDVSINFCGFTDNWRRSYTFRDQPKLTDVGRSFTSLLPVPSEISHPVIQPVLPYVSTIKGGIKPDMAVLFQGVLPAHAQGFEINFKTGESDVDDIAFHFNPRIGQYVYLNSFRNESWEKEECVSDKPFVKGSAFQIFIIIKTECYEVYINGIRHCMFKHRFPLEKVSLVNIRGDVSLPIFGFVDNWNTLNMSQSNTTVMGSLVSKHLSLPSAVSCPFIQPTLSYVSRIKGGIRPDMAVFFQGTIPINGKHFEINFKTGESDVDDIAFHFNPRIGQYVYLNSFRNGSWEKEDCVSDKPFTKGAGFYMFVVIKSDNYEVYVNGLRHCMFKHRIPLEKVSTLGICGDISKPIYGCIDNWSSSYLCLDQSRITGMGSTFSSLLANPSELSHLVIQPTPPYFAKIPGGLRQDMAVYFQGAVPAHAVSFEINLQTGWCPESDIAFQFNPRIGQFVYLNSSRNGCWEMEESASIKPFTKETSFNMFIVIKSEGYEVYVNGLFHCMFKHRLPLENVCTLSIYGDVSIPIYGFIDNWSNSSFITDQSKITSKGSQSLLPVPTEVSQSFIQPALPYVGLLTGGLKPDMALFFQGNIPAHANGFEINFKTGPCDGDDIAFHFNPRIGGYVYLNSFRNGSWDKTEPTPNIPFNKGTALNMFVVIKSEGYEVYVNGLIYCIFKHRIPLEKVSTLGIRGDVSLSICGLTDNWKTSSFCSGIGTSSATPVLKDVSYLISNPTLPYINGIPRVLKQDMAILFQGTVPVNAKSFEISLKTGLSDGGDIAFHFNPRIGQYVYLNSFRNGRWEKEETAPDKPFTKGAAFQILLVIKFEGYEVYVNDIRHCVFNHRIPLEKVSTLAICGDVSLPICGFIDDWKTSSFYSVIGASSPTPISKDISFSVSNPTLPYVGKIPGGIKQDVALFFQGTVPTDAKGFEINFKTGPSNGDDIAFQFNPRIGQYIYLNSFRNGRWEKEETAPDKPFIKGATFQMFIVTNFEGYEVYVNGLKHCIFKHRIPLEKVSALGIRGDVSLSICGLTDNWKTSSFCSGIGTSSTTPVLKDVSYLISNPTLPYINGIPRVLKQDMAILFQGTVPVDAKSFEISLKTGLSDGGDIAFHFNPRIGQYVYLNSFRNGRWEKEETAPDKPFTKGAAFQILLVIKFEGYEVYVNDIRHCVFNHRIPLEKVSTLAICGDVSLPICGFIDDWKTSSFYSVIGASSPTPISKDISFSVSNPTLPYVGKIPGGIKQDVALFFQGTVPTDAKGFEINFKTGPSNGDDIAFQFNPRIGQYIYLNSFRNGRWEKEETAPDKPFIKGATFQMFIVTNFEGYEVYVNGLKHCIFKHRIPLEKVSTLGIRGDVSLSICGLTDNWKTSSFCSGIGTSSATPVLKDVSYLISSPTLPYINGIPRVLKQDMAILFQGTVPVDAKSFEISLKTGLSDGGDIAFHFNPRIGQYVYLNSFRNGRWEKEETAPDKPFTKGAAFQILLVIKFEGYEVYVNDIRHCMFKHRIPLEKVSTLAICGDVSLPICGFIDDWKTSSFYSVIGASSPTPISKEISFSVSNPTLPYVGKIPGGIKQDVALLFQGTVPTDAKGRGCVPFSVWFLSKFHPDVISGSFALPLSPLACSLGI